From Acanthopagrus latus isolate v.2019 chromosome 22, fAcaLat1.1, whole genome shotgun sequence, the proteins below share one genomic window:
- the ttbk2b gene encoding tau-tubulin kinase 2b, whose protein sequence is MSGAGEHTDILSVADVVRDRWKVARKIGGGGFGEIYEVLDQLSQATVALKVESAQQPKQVLKMEVAVLKKLQGKDHVCRFVGCGRNDRFNYVVMELQGRNLADLRRTMTRATFSVSTTLRLGKQILEAIESIHSVGFLHRDIKPSNFAMGRLASTCRCCYMLDFGLARQFTNSSQEVRPPRPVAGFRGTVRYASINAHKNKEMGRHDDLWSLFYMLVEFMVGQLPWRKIKDKEQVGNLKETYDHRLMLKHLPSEFSTFLDHILTLDYFTKPDYELLMSVFENAMKSHNVLENDPYDWEKCDSVDMLTITAATTTAQQLTRLTPAYLGMANASVLPGELQRENTEDVLQGERLSDADNCPPIPTPTTPGADVWEEMDRNRNHKQAQAMIRKVVSEDENSQNQGNQSPNTGSMQSSPRRVRSETMFLERAAPLLRRMRHSQSLAFEKRLAPEPKPTIERFLEAYLGKQRPVLSQVGEKSIPERGHGQHTPSCNEEHSGMATPDQEEGAASSGFVAVNLSPVPQEGDSQEWVMLELEQGSGSGATKPAGEALHEDEPGMQPPAETENQSSEPQDGQSTAVPSSPVLSQMSMPGTWLLGHRRLPGMLGQMPSVMMGRPQMDQSSSCAPQSPVQERSDAIPLEAPSGESDKVSEEILKDGGKLELAPVPSPAKGPTSHLTNDRDPESDSGLPDRSSEPNQQPLADAVGGAMESTVTVSSSPPPALLRRRDSPSSPRLSRIPVRDPSILDSPTKDLNLERRHRWSSPVPGSPTHSPSPSLSCDNLPCALPRDRLSSERGSRSDCGGEDPLSLSSSSGSKSKIPRPVSANFLPEQFTSKFLPRPPPGKPPIRPGVDNRRRRLRVRASSTSDADFLASLTQLMQDRSGMLFSPPPRPRSSSSSLQRSLSSSPSRQELREGSALQGRSRSPSSFSGSPTTRHAQSQDRPGGQGLWGHGSRGRGLIQEGKGFSKVNR, encoded by the exons ATGAGTGGGGCTGGAGAGCACACAGACATCCTGTCAGTGGCAGACGTGgtcagagacagatggaaagtG GCGAGGAAGATAGGTGGAGGCGGGTTTGGGGAGATCTATGAGGTTTTGGATCAGTTGAGCCAGGCCACTGTCGCCCTAAAGGTGGAGTCTGCTCAACAACCCAAACAGGTGCTGAAGATGGAGGTGGCAGTGCTGAAGAAGCTTCAGG GTAAAGACCACGTGTGTCGCTTCGTAGGATGTGGCAGGAATGATCGATTCAACTATGTGGTGATGGAGCTCCAG GGGAGGAATCTGGCAGATTTGCGCAGGACCATGACCCGAGCCACCTTCTCCGTCTCCACAACTTTGAGACTTGGCAAGCAGATTTTAGAGGCAATAGAAAGCATTCACTCTGTAGGCTTCCTGCACCGTGACATTAAGCCT TCCAACTTTGCGATGGGACGACTAGCCAGTACGTGCAGATGCTGCTATATGCTTGATTTTGGCCTGGCCCGTCAGTTTACCAACTCCAGTCAGGAAGTCCGTCCA CCTCGTCCTGTGGCAGGCTTCAGAGGAACTGTGCGATATGCTTCAATCAATGCTCATAAAAATAAG GAAATGGGCCGTCACGACGACTTGTGGTCCCTCTTCTACATGTTGGTTGAATTCATGGTTGGTCAGCTGCCTTGGAGGAAAATTAAAGATAAA GAACAAGTCGGAAATCTAAAAGAGACGTATGACCATCGACTCATGCTCAAGCACCTTCCCTCTGAGTTTAGTACCTTCCTGGATCATATCCTGACTTTGGACTACTTCACTAAGCCTGACTATGAG ctcctgatgtcagtgtttgagAATGCTATGAAGAGCCACAACGTGCTGGAGAATGACCCGTACGACTGGGAGAAATGTGATTCCGTGGACATGCTGACCATCACTGCCGCAACAACCACTGCTCAGCAGCTCACTCGCCTCACACCAGCGTACTTGGG caTGGCCAATGCTTCAGTGCTGCCAGGcgagctgcagagggagaacaCTGAAGATGTCCTGCAAGGGGAGCGCCTCAGTGATGCTGACAACTGCCCGCCCATCCCCACGCCGACCACCCCTGGTGCAGATGTATGGGAGGAGATGGACCGCAACCGAAATCATAAACAAGCCCAGGCGATGATCAGGAAG GTGGTGAGTGAGGATGAAAACAGTCAGAACCAGGGGAACCAGAGCCCCAACACCGGCTCCATGCAGAGCTCTCCTCGACGGGTGCGATCAGAGACCATGTTCTTGGAGCGGGCTGCACCGCTGCTCCGCAGGATGAGGCACAGTCAAAGCTTGGCATTTGAAAAGAGGCTTGCACCCGAACCCAAGCCCACCATCGAACGCTTCCTTGAGGCCTA CTTAGGCAAACAGCGTCCTGTCCTTTCTCAAGTCGGGGAGAAATCTATTCCTGAGAGGGGACATGGGCAGCACACGCCTTCCTGCAACGAGGAACACTCAGGCATGGCAACACCAGATCAAGAAGAGGGTGCAGCCAGCAGCGGCTTTGTGGCCGTAAACCTCAGTCCTGTGCCTCAGGAGGGAGACTCTCAGGAGTGGGTGATGCTGGAGCTTGAGCAAGGCAGCGGCTCTGGGGCCACCAAGCCTGCAGGTGAAGCTCTGCACGAGGACGAACCTGGAATGCAGCCACCTGCTGAGACTGAAAACCAGTCCTCTGAGCCACAGGATGGTCAGTCCACAGCAGTGCCGAGCAGTCCTGTCCTGTCGCAGATGTCCATGCCTGGAACATGGTTACTGGGCCACAGGAGGCTGCCCGGGATGCTCGGACAGATGCCCTCAGTCATGATGGGAAGACCCCAGATGGACCAG TCCTCTAGCTGTGCGCCACAGTCGCCAGTACAGGAGAGGAGTGATGCAATACCCCTCGAGGCACCATCAGGTGAATCTGATAAAGTCTCAGAAGAAATCTTGAAGGACGGAGGGAAGTTGGAGTTAGCTCCAGTGCCAAGCCCAGCCAAAGGTCCCACTTCTCATCTGACAAACGACAGAGACCCAGAGAGTGATTCCGGTCTGCCCGATCGCTCCTCCGAGCCGAACCAGCAGCCTCTAGCTGACGCAGTGGGAGGCGCTATGGAGAGCACCGtcaccgtctcctcctctccacctccagctctgcTCAGGCGAAGAGACTCTCCCTCATCCCCAAGATTGAGTCGAATCCCAGTCCGGGACCCTAGCATCCTGGACTCTCCAACTAAGGACCTCAACTTGGAGAGGCGTCACCGCTGGAGCAGTCCAGTTCCTGGCTCCCCCACCCACTCaccttctccatctctgtcctgtGACAACCTGCCTTGCGCTTTGCCGAGGGACAGGCTCTCCTCAGAGCGAGGCTCCAGGTCCGACTGTGGAGGAGAAgaccctctctctctgtcctcctcatcAGGTAGCAAAAGTAAGATCCCGCGTCCAGTGAGCGCCAACTTTCTACCCGAGCAATTCACAAGCAAGTTTCTGCCTCGACCACCTCCAGGGAAACCTCCTATCCGCCCGGGTGTGGACAACAG GCGGCGGAGGCTAAGAGTGCGAGCCAGCAGCACTAGTGACGCAGACTTCCTGGCCAGTCTGACTCAGCTGATGCAGGACCGCAGCGGGATGCTCTTCAGCCCTCCTCCTCGGCCTCGTAGCTCGTCGTCCTCCCTTCAGCGCTCGCTaagctcctccccctcccgcCAGGAGCTCCGCGAGGGCAGTGCACTGCAGGGACGCAGCCGCTCTCCATCTAGCTTCTCCGGCTCCCCTACCACTAGGCACGCTCAATCACAGGACAGGCCCGGTGGGCAGGGTC